A stretch of the Coleofasciculus sp. FACHB-1120 genome encodes the following:
- a CDS encoding zinc-dependent metalloprotease has product MLEKMKKLPFYVFVLQGVLLAIELQVRAVALLPLKAEERLSDRQQMRSLEAAVTKKLLSGSQKLDRSTNTMQPISPTSLDKGKSNTLPQTSEWVSAPEIPASVTSPHSYVWVIKDSQNQPEQLPFAWIVKDVKKQYGEGSTVPLQPILGLLKDINQAAPLQMADAGKVTKKSGFDELVKNTEKVEGLFTLYRNKKTGKIYLEIKPEQLNKNFLGTVTMESGIGERGIYSGVPLNDFLFYFRRVNDNLHFVVRNVNFRTRSGEPQERSLNRAFSDSVLYSLDIKATHPQRKTLLIDMGELLLTDLPGLTSMLKTFLDTSYRLDSNKSYFDTAKAFPRNIEISSVYGFSSTSSEDANLATLPDSRALSLKVHYSLSQLPENNGYIPRLADDRIGYFITAYKDFSNDNRREPFVRYIHRWHLEKQDPKASLSPPKKPIVFWIENSVPVEYRDAIREGVLMWNKAFEKAGFKDAIEVRQMPDNATWSPADVRYNTIRWINSLDGYSARGPSRVNPLTGEILDADIIVDANMVQSIRQRYRTLVESSQSSGTGLFSQIAGNPNLCNGLEREGERNSQSSTPDFSQLLQDHDLCYGMEAATQSAMGAIALSLVHNVLPSSNEMKEFVHQYIRHLISHEIGHTLGLRHNFHGSTLLKPEELNNTDITRIKGMASSVMDYVPVNLAPQGVKQGDYYPAVVGPYDKWAIEYGYKPSGAMNFVGEKRFLEQIASKSPQPEYAYATDEDILDLDPGASLWDLSGDVLRYSQWQMDNARMMWGRLDKRYPLRGDSYEEMRVLFNTILSYYFSNANLMSQYIGGQSFSRNHAGDPNGRLPFEPVPLEKQRDALTKLGKYVFAADAFDFPPELLNQLAPSRWRHWGNPIPIFRLDYPIHENLLLQQRRVLRSLLSADRLNRLRDIELKTKPGEALTLPELFDTLQNSIWTEVQQSDRKPANISSLRRSLQREHLEIMLGMVLRTESVPEDARTLAWYELQQLRKSLDSASKQKNLDTYTKAHLLETRDRINKALNAQLESK; this is encoded by the coding sequence ATGCTAGAAAAAATGAAAAAATTGCCGTTTTATGTATTTGTTCTACAAGGAGTGTTGTTAGCGATAGAGCTACAGGTAAGAGCGGTTGCGCTGCTACCCCTGAAAGCGGAGGAAAGGTTAAGCGATCGCCAACAGATGCGATCGCTTGAAGCTGCTGTTACTAAGAAGCTGCTTTCAGGAAGCCAGAAGTTAGACCGTTCTACTAATACAATGCAACCGATTTCCCCAACTTCTCTGGATAAGGGGAAATCAAATACATTGCCTCAAACAAGTGAATGGGTTTCAGCGCCAGAAATTCCTGCTTCTGTCACGTCTCCGCATTCTTACGTATGGGTCATCAAAGACAGCCAAAATCAGCCAGAGCAACTGCCTTTTGCTTGGATAGTCAAAGATGTCAAGAAACAGTATGGGGAGGGCAGTACGGTGCCGCTACAACCGATACTGGGATTGCTGAAAGATATCAACCAGGCAGCGCCTCTTCAGATGGCTGACGCGGGTAAAGTCACTAAAAAGTCTGGGTTTGATGAACTCGTTAAAAATACGGAGAAGGTGGAAGGGTTGTTTACCCTCTACCGCAACAAGAAGACGGGCAAAATTTATCTAGAAATCAAGCCAGAACAGCTCAATAAAAACTTCCTCGGCACCGTGACGATGGAATCGGGGATTGGAGAACGCGGGATTTATAGCGGAGTTCCCCTAAATGATTTTTTGTTTTATTTTCGTCGAGTGAACGACAACTTACACTTTGTGGTTCGCAATGTTAACTTTCGCACGCGCTCTGGGGAGCCGCAAGAGCGATCGCTCAACCGGGCGTTTAGCGACTCTGTCCTCTACTCGCTGGACATCAAAGCGACTCATCCGCAACGCAAAACTCTGCTTATCGATATGGGGGAGTTACTCCTCACCGATTTGCCTGGGTTAACTTCGATGTTAAAAACGTTTTTAGATACTTCCTACCGCCTCGACAGCAACAAGTCGTATTTCGACACCGCCAAAGCCTTCCCCCGCAATATTGAAATTTCCTCAGTTTATGGTTTCTCATCGACGAGTAGCGAGGACGCAAATTTAGCGACTTTGCCCGATAGCAGGGCACTCAGCCTCAAAGTACATTACAGTTTATCCCAGCTACCGGAAAACAACGGCTATATTCCGCGTCTCGCTGACGACCGGATTGGCTACTTTATCACCGCCTACAAAGACTTCTCCAACGACAACCGCAGAGAACCCTTTGTTCGTTATATTCATCGCTGGCACCTGGAAAAGCAAGATCCGAAAGCATCTCTGTCACCACCCAAGAAACCGATTGTCTTCTGGATTGAGAATTCTGTTCCGGTTGAGTACCGCGACGCCATCCGCGAAGGCGTTCTGATGTGGAATAAAGCTTTTGAGAAGGCAGGATTTAAGGACGCGATTGAAGTGCGACAAATGCCGGACAATGCCACCTGGAGTCCCGCAGATGTCCGCTACAACACGATTCGCTGGATCAATTCTTTGGATGGATATTCTGCTAGAGGACCATCGCGTGTCAATCCGCTGACTGGCGAAATCTTAGACGCCGACATCATTGTAGATGCCAACATGGTGCAATCGATTAGGCAGCGATATCGCACCCTTGTCGAGTCAAGCCAGTCGTCGGGAACCGGGCTATTTTCCCAAATTGCGGGGAATCCCAATCTCTGCAACGGATTGGAGAGAGAGGGAGAGAGAAATTCTCAATCATCTACCCCCGATTTTTCGCAACTCCTGCAAGACCACGATCTCTGCTATGGCATGGAAGCGGCTACTCAATCAGCGATGGGCGCGATCGCATTATCGCTGGTTCACAATGTCTTGCCTAGCAGCAACGAAATGAAAGAATTTGTGCATCAGTATATCCGCCACCTGATTTCCCACGAAATTGGACATACTTTAGGGTTGCGGCACAACTTCCACGGTAGCACGCTGCTAAAACCGGAAGAATTGAACAACACCGACATCACGCGCATCAAAGGAATGGCGAGTTCGGTGATGGACTACGTTCCCGTCAACTTGGCACCCCAAGGCGTGAAGCAAGGAGACTATTATCCAGCCGTTGTTGGCCCTTACGACAAATGGGCGATTGAGTACGGTTATAAACCGAGTGGGGCAATGAATTTTGTGGGTGAAAAGCGATTTTTAGAGCAAATTGCCTCCAAATCACCCCAGCCAGAATACGCCTATGCGACGGATGAAGACATCTTGGATCTCGATCCGGGTGCCAGTCTTTGGGATTTGAGTGGCGATGTGTTGCGCTACTCGCAGTGGCAGATGGACAACGCCCGGATGATGTGGGGGCGTTTGGATAAGCGTTACCCGTTGCGGGGCGATAGCTATGAAGAAATGCGCGTGTTGTTTAACACGATACTAAGTTACTACTTCAGTAACGCTAATTTGATGAGTCAATACATTGGTGGACAGTCATTTAGCCGCAATCACGCCGGAGATCCTAACGGGCGTTTGCCGTTTGAACCCGTACCGCTAGAAAAACAGCGCGATGCATTGACAAAGCTAGGAAAATATGTTTTTGCAGCAGACGCTTTTGATTTTCCGCCGGAATTACTCAATCAGTTAGCACCGTCGCGCTGGAGACACTGGGGAAATCCGATCCCGATTTTCCGACTGGATTATCCAATTCATGAAAACCTGCTGTTGCAGCAACGTCGCGTATTGCGATCGCTTCTATCCGCAGATCGCCTCAATCGTCTGCGCGACATTGAACTGAAAACGAAACCAGGAGAAGCGCTGACGCTACCGGAACTCTTTGACACCTTGCAAAATAGCATTTGGACAGAGGTGCAGCAATCCGATCGCAAACCCGCGAATATTTCCAGCCTCCGCCGTTCCTTGCAACGCGAACATCTGGAAATAATGCTAGGAATGGTGTTGCGGACTGAATCGGTACCGGAAGATGCCCGAACCCTAGCATGGTACGAACTGCAACAACTGCGGAAATCGCTGGATAGTGCATCGAAGCAGAAGAACCTCGACACCTACACCAAAGCGCACCTTCTGGAAACACGCGATCGCATTAACAAAGCCTTAAACGCCCAGTTGGAATCGAAGTGA
- a CDS encoding PEP-CTERM sorting domain-containing protein, whose product MAGSAFLATPSLAATLAKSEATFKLDNFSNNPIGVRTFTDTFTYTVATSGNVTASANANASFIVNPLNLPTFAENSSLSTANGTGKSYFGLAQSIAGIIGYDFLVGEKETFSFDFLANLKLETSIDTPKIESASSDGEISFQLYNTTNTNNWIPLDFFTLSGKLKTPGTGDFLTLNHSGNLTVNPGNKSFETSFGGNTEVAKAKVEGSYKRTFDSLTYLTLVEVKTNKAVVQTPESSTTLALLLFCLIGVGYGRNQVSESISRGKAQQR is encoded by the coding sequence ATGGCTGGTTCTGCATTCCTTGCTACGCCTAGCTTGGCTGCTACTCTAGCCAAATCTGAGGCAACATTCAAACTTGATAACTTTAGCAACAATCCTATAGGGGTTAGGACTTTCACGGATACTTTTACGTATACAGTTGCAACCAGTGGTAACGTTACTGCCAGCGCTAACGCTAACGCATCTTTTATAGTCAATCCTTTAAATCTACCGACATTTGCCGAAAATTCATCTTTAAGTACAGCAAATGGCACAGGTAAAAGCTACTTTGGTTTGGCGCAAAGCATTGCTGGCATTATCGGTTATGATTTCCTTGTAGGAGAGAAGGAAACGTTTTCTTTTGATTTTTTAGCTAATTTAAAGTTAGAAACATCTATTGACACTCCCAAAATTGAAAGTGCCAGTTCTGATGGAGAGATATCTTTTCAGTTGTATAATACTACCAATACGAACAACTGGATTCCCTTAGACTTCTTTACGTTGTCCGGAAAGTTAAAAACTCCAGGTACGGGTGATTTTCTTACCTTGAATCACAGTGGTAACTTAACTGTTAATCCAGGAAATAAGTCTTTTGAAACTTCTTTTGGAGGAAATACAGAAGTTGCTAAAGCAAAAGTTGAGGGGAGCTATAAACGTACTTTCGACAGCTTAACTTATTTAACTTTAGTAGAAGTTAAAACAAATAAAGCAGTTGTTCAAACTCCTGAGTCTTCCACTACCCTAGCTTTACTTCTTTTCTGCTTGATAGGCGTTGGGTATGGCAGAAATCAAGTTTCTGAATCAATATCGAGAGGTAAGGCTCAGCAACGATAA
- a CDS encoding peptidylprolyl isomerase, translated as MNDFSGSSVEVDEIVSFLKKDIQLKEVCQKILYQKIITQAAQERSLTVTPEEIQAEANKLRYAKRLEKAADTLAWLAEQMIASEDWEEGIRDRLISKKLAESLFAKEAEKFFAQNKLNFDQIILYQMILPDERLAQELFYQIEEREISFYEAAHLYDSDERRRYQCGYEGKLYRWSFKPDLSAIIFSAKRKEVFGPISTEQGYHLFMVEEFSPAQFTPQTHQEIMDRMFKEWLASELNYMLHSTTD; from the coding sequence ATGAACGATTTTTCAGGGTCATCCGTTGAAGTGGATGAGATTGTTAGTTTCCTGAAAAAAGACATACAGTTAAAAGAAGTATGTCAGAAAATTTTATATCAAAAAATTATTACCCAAGCTGCTCAGGAAAGAAGTTTAACCGTCACGCCAGAGGAAATCCAGGCTGAGGCGAACAAGCTGCGTTACGCGAAGCGTTTGGAGAAGGCTGCGGATACGTTAGCATGGCTAGCCGAGCAGATGATCGCGTCGGAAGACTGGGAGGAAGGAATTCGCGATCGCCTGATTTCTAAAAAATTAGCAGAGAGTCTTTTTGCCAAAGAAGCGGAAAAGTTTTTTGCCCAAAATAAACTGAACTTTGACCAGATAATACTGTATCAAATGATTCTTCCGGATGAAAGGCTGGCTCAAGAACTCTTCTATCAAATTGAAGAACGGGAAATTAGCTTTTATGAGGCAGCCCACCTTTATGATAGTGATGAGCGGCGCAGATATCAATGCGGTTATGAAGGCAAACTTTACCGCTGGAGCTTCAAGCCAGATTTATCAGCGATTATCTTTAGTGCCAAACGAAAAGAGGTATTTGGCCCAATTTCCACCGAGCAAGGGTATCATCTGTTTATGGTTGAAGAGTTTAGCCCGGCTCAATTTACACCCCAAACTCATCAAGAAATTATGGATAGGATGTTTAAAGAGTGGCTAGCGAGCGAGTTAAACTATATGCTTCATAGCACCACAGATTGA
- a CDS encoding HetP family heterocyst commitment protein, with protein sequence MTYRIPCSNPNLDKTINPEQFNQVVEAILAGKYSWACVLLLRFSGYNPLHYIPYRTYNRLLKENCQIGRQSQREANSINTDNQSAPTRTEDLSPHNCLSKITDLGYLEAVSEPHPHLRGGNLEQKGVFSNPEDTPVEVVLPKKPWFSIFSTGSCFKRFKN encoded by the coding sequence ATGACTTATCGAATTCCCTGTTCTAATCCCAATCTTGACAAAACCATAAATCCCGAACAGTTTAATCAAGTTGTCGAAGCTATCCTAGCTGGAAAATATTCCTGGGCTTGTGTTTTGCTTCTACGATTTTCTGGTTACAATCCTTTACACTACATTCCCTACCGTACATACAACCGATTGCTCAAAGAAAACTGCCAAATTGGCAGACAAAGCCAACGGGAAGCGAATAGTATAAATACGGATAATCAAAGCGCTCCCACCCGCACGGAAGATTTATCTCCGCATAATTGCTTAAGCAAAATTACTGATTTGGGTTATCTAGAGGCAGTTAGCGAACCACATCCCCACCTCAGAGGCGGCAATCTAGAGCAAAAAGGGGTCTTCTCTAATCCAGAAGACACTCCGGTAGAAGTGGTGCTACCGAAGAAGCCTTGGTTCTCTATTTTTTCAACGGGAAGCTGCTTCAAAAGGTTCAAAAACTAG
- a CDS encoding HlyD family efflux transporter periplasmic adaptor subunit — protein MEKRIVPISTSESLNPPATLSAKFSDNSWQDLPVHLSDDTVTDKAASIYGGTAVSVPPPQSERESSGFSLRTRAANQEPKHSAPASGNWSTSLQNVLDQPPSTLPRKLVLGGLVFCVTFGTWASFGQIDEVGHAQGRLVPKGEVYKIDPVELGKVANIAVKEGQAVKAGQVLVELDTQIATGEVERLQQLLGTTQIELTQKQTLIEKVHQESATRGEIAKADVEAATAAIAQVKAKAAAAQKLLTQYQADAAASLARLERLKPLSSTAQELLAQRQADAAAAAAEVERLKPLVKEGAIAQKYLFDAQQVLRDRQSAITKNKLEEDTGVKEQLFQAEQALRDRQRLITDTQGELQQTQAQAEQLQAGLHQKEAEARRTQLEAQQQIQQLEVEITQLKAKIAENQNLLASAKSKLKQRFLYAPVDGVVSSLNINNTGVVVQPGQTVAELAADKAPLILSASLPNQEAGFVKAGMPVNIKFDAFPYQEYGIVSGKVLSVSPDAKPNERLGAVYRVEVELDRNSVTANNQTIHFKAGQTATADIIIRHRRIADILLDPIRQLQKGGINL, from the coding sequence ATGGAAAAACGAATTGTACCGATTTCCACCTCAGAGTCCTTAAACCCGCCAGCTACGTTATCAGCTAAGTTTTCCGACAATAGCTGGCAAGACCTTCCCGTACACCTATCTGACGATACAGTTACCGACAAGGCTGCATCTATCTATGGAGGTACGGCTGTCTCAGTCCCACCTCCGCAATCAGAACGGGAATCGTCTGGCTTTTCACTTCGCACTAGAGCCGCTAACCAAGAACCGAAACACTCAGCGCCTGCTTCCGGAAATTGGTCTACCTCTCTGCAAAATGTGCTGGATCAGCCCCCTTCAACACTCCCCCGAAAATTGGTATTGGGGGGGTTAGTTTTTTGTGTGACGTTTGGTACGTGGGCTAGCTTCGGGCAAATTGACGAAGTGGGACACGCCCAAGGGCGGTTAGTTCCGAAAGGGGAGGTCTATAAAATTGACCCGGTGGAATTGGGCAAAGTTGCCAACATTGCCGTCAAAGAAGGGCAAGCGGTGAAAGCGGGACAGGTGTTGGTGGAACTAGATACCCAAATTGCTACGGGTGAAGTGGAACGGTTACAGCAACTGCTGGGAACCACCCAAATTGAGTTAACCCAGAAGCAAACTCTGATTGAGAAGGTGCATCAAGAAAGCGCGACTCGTGGGGAAATTGCCAAAGCAGACGTGGAGGCGGCAACGGCGGCGATCGCGCAAGTCAAGGCAAAGGCAGCTGCCGCCCAAAAACTGCTGACGCAATATCAGGCGGATGCGGCGGCTAGTCTTGCTAGACTAGAACGGCTCAAACCGCTCTCCAGTACGGCACAAGAACTGCTGGCGCAACGGCAGGCGGATGCAGCGGCGGCAGCAGCGGAAGTGGAACGGCTCAAACCGCTGGTGAAAGAGGGTGCGATCGCCCAAAAATATCTGTTTGATGCCCAGCAAGTTTTGCGCGATCGCCAGAGTGCCATCACCAAAAACAAGCTGGAAGAGGATACGGGTGTCAAGGAACAACTGTTTCAAGCCGAGCAAGCATTACGCGATCGCCAACGGCTGATTACCGACACCCAAGGTGAACTCCAGCAAACTCAAGCACAAGCCGAGCAACTGCAAGCAGGGCTGCATCAGAAGGAAGCGGAAGCACGCCGAACGCAGCTAGAGGCACAGCAGCAAATTCAGCAACTGGAAGTGGAAATTACCCAGCTCAAAGCTAAAATTGCTGAAAATCAAAATCTTCTCGCCAGTGCTAAGAGTAAGCTAAAGCAGCGGTTTCTCTATGCTCCGGTTGACGGCGTCGTGTCATCCCTCAACATCAACAACACAGGCGTTGTGGTGCAACCCGGACAGACCGTTGCCGAACTGGCTGCTGACAAAGCACCTTTAATTTTATCGGCTAGCTTGCCCAATCAAGAAGCAGGCTTTGTCAAGGCAGGAATGCCAGTGAACATCAAGTTTGACGCTTTCCCGTATCAGGAATACGGCATCGTCTCCGGAAAGGTACTCTCTGTATCTCCTGATGCCAAACCCAACGAACGACTCGGCGCAGTTTATCGGGTGGAAGTGGAGCTAGACCGTAACTCTGTCACCGCTAATAATCAAACCATCCACTTTAAGGCGGGTCAGACCGCGACTGCTGATATTATCATCCGGCATCGTCGCATTGCCGATATCCTGCTAGATCCGATCCGGCAGCTGCAAAAAGGCGGCATCAACTTATAA
- a CDS encoding peptidase domain-containing ABC transporter — protein MNRMLVQGHPPLQDIQNAYSSLPDILNLLRLSQSDTSFASDLAQAFEMCEFQLGDRLVNYNVSPPPGNSVHSEPDRENTSWFYVICRGRVRLLGFDATQGREVSALVLEAGETFGAEALWGNSSELQSTLSVGMPKAIAASAGVAARIPIAQMETWLERLPNLRDYLLKISQERQCLIFFKTATELRSLPSLTLRQLLPYLVEIRFAAGETLAGHIPGETGRFWLSSGEIYGSQPPKIGESWGYPNPTPTDWVAQTDLVVYQLPAQHWEAAQAIAPVLAVISSDSASNGHQKGAVSSQAVMPIHHVSVNRPPSLNNGQTCLSSSPSTGEKAAGTDNQQPIAFPKPLKRRRLLGQRYPFIQQQSTADCGATCLAMIGQYWGKRFSLNSLRNLAGVGRSGASLTKGLASAAESVGFQARPVRASLSRLVDRTNPWIAHWQGDHYVVVYQVKGRRILIADPAVGRRSLSPEEFQASWTGYALLLDPTERLQTAQTDQKHSLGSFWSVLWPYRSLIGQIILASLLIQIFGLITPLFTQIILDRVVVNKSFITLHVFAIGLLLFGVWRIGLTAIRQYLLDYFANRLDLTLIGGFISHTLTLPLKFFESRHVGDIITRVQENQKIQIFLTRQAVTAWLDASMAIVYVGLMAYYNWRLTLLVLALIPPIAILTVVASPFLRKVSREVFAEEAAQNSSLVEMMNGVATVKAAAAERELRWRWEDRLTGTLNARFRGQKLANGLQATGGLINTLGSTALLWYGATLVIQDQLTIGQFVAFNMLIGNVISPVLALVNLWDELQEVMVSVERLNDVFSAQPEENPQQPLLVLPQLRGEVKLENVTFRYSQEQERNTLQNISVEVSAGQTVAIVGRSGSGKSTLVSLLQGLYHPTSGRICVDGHDIRHASPQSLRRQLGVVPQECFLFSGTILENITLYADEYTLEQVVEVAKLAEAHAFIQDMPLGYNTKVGERGTNLSGGQRQRIAIARALLGDPRILILDEATSSLDTDSERRFQQNLGRISRDRTSFIIAHRLSTVRGADCILVLDRGILVERGTHEELIALQGLYYHLAQQQLDL, from the coding sequence ATGAATCGGATGCTGGTACAGGGTCATCCTCCGCTTCAGGATATACAAAACGCTTACTCTAGCCTTCCCGATATTCTCAATCTCTTGAGGCTATCCCAATCAGATACAAGCTTTGCTTCCGACTTGGCTCAAGCATTTGAAATGTGTGAGTTTCAACTTGGCGATCGCCTGGTTAACTATAATGTATCCCCTCCTCCAGGAAATTCCGTTCATAGTGAACCAGATCGAGAAAATACAAGTTGGTTTTACGTAATTTGTCGAGGTCGGGTACGGTTACTGGGTTTTGACGCTACGCAGGGGAGAGAAGTTTCCGCTCTGGTACTGGAAGCAGGGGAAACTTTTGGCGCAGAAGCTTTATGGGGCAATAGCTCGGAGCTACAAAGCACCTTAAGTGTAGGGATGCCAAAAGCGATCGCTGCCAGTGCAGGTGTGGCGGCGAGGATTCCCATTGCACAGATGGAAACTTGGTTAGAGCGACTGCCCAATTTGAGAGATTACCTGCTAAAAATCTCTCAGGAGCGGCAATGTCTGATTTTCTTCAAAACGGCTACAGAATTGCGATCGCTTCCCAGCTTAACGCTGCGGCAACTCTTACCCTACTTAGTAGAAATACGGTTCGCTGCTGGCGAGACCTTAGCTGGGCATATTCCTGGAGAAACGGGCCGCTTCTGGCTTAGCAGCGGAGAAATTTACGGATCGCAGCCACCAAAGATAGGAGAAAGCTGGGGATATCCGAATCCAACGCCCACAGATTGGGTTGCACAGACGGATTTAGTCGTTTACCAACTACCTGCACAACATTGGGAAGCAGCGCAAGCGATCGCTCCAGTTCTAGCAGTTATATCCAGCGATAGTGCTAGCAACGGACATCAAAAGGGAGCAGTTAGTAGTCAGGCGGTAATGCCGATTCATCACGTCTCTGTCAATCGTCCACCGTCCCTCAATAACGGACAAACTTGCCTTTCATCCTCTCCGTCAACAGGGGAGAAAGCAGCAGGAACAGACAACCAACAACCCATTGCTTTTCCCAAACCGTTAAAGCGTCGGCGATTGTTAGGACAACGCTATCCCTTCATTCAACAGCAGAGTACCGCCGATTGCGGTGCCACTTGCTTAGCAATGATCGGACAGTATTGGGGCAAACGGTTTAGCCTGAATTCTCTCCGCAATCTAGCAGGCGTAGGGCGTTCCGGTGCCTCTCTGACGAAAGGCTTAGCTAGTGCCGCCGAAAGCGTGGGGTTTCAGGCGCGTCCCGTGCGGGCTTCTTTAAGCCGCTTAGTGGATCGAACTAACCCTTGGATTGCCCACTGGCAAGGCGATCACTATGTCGTTGTCTACCAAGTCAAAGGGAGGCGCATCCTGATTGCCGATCCGGCAGTCGGCAGGCGATCGCTCTCCCCAGAGGAATTTCAAGCTAGTTGGACGGGATACGCCCTACTCCTCGACCCCACAGAACGACTGCAAACTGCTCAAACCGACCAGAAACACTCCCTCGGTAGCTTCTGGAGCGTACTTTGGCCTTACCGCTCCCTAATCGGGCAAATTATCTTAGCATCTTTGCTAATTCAGATTTTTGGACTGATTACCCCCCTATTTACCCAAATCATTCTCGATCGGGTTGTTGTCAACAAAAGCTTCATCACCCTGCACGTCTTCGCCATCGGGTTGCTGCTGTTTGGTGTTTGGCGCATCGGTTTAACTGCCATTCGCCAATACTTGCTGGACTATTTTGCCAACCGATTAGACCTCACCTTGATCGGTGGCTTTATCAGCCATACCCTAACCTTACCCTTGAAGTTTTTTGAATCCCGTCATGTGGGAGACATTATCACGCGGGTGCAGGAAAACCAGAAAATTCAGATATTTCTAACGCGCCAAGCTGTCACCGCTTGGTTAGACGCCTCAATGGCAATTGTCTATGTGGGGTTAATGGCGTATTACAACTGGCGTTTGACGCTCTTGGTTTTGGCGCTGATTCCCCCGATTGCGATTTTAACCGTTGTGGCGAGTCCATTCCTCAGAAAGGTGTCGCGAGAAGTCTTTGCTGAGGAAGCGGCGCAAAACTCTTCCCTCGTGGAAATGATGAACGGTGTTGCCACGGTAAAAGCAGCAGCGGCAGAGAGAGAGTTGCGTTGGCGTTGGGAAGATCGTTTAACTGGGACGTTAAATGCGCGATTTCGCGGTCAAAAGCTGGCGAATGGCTTGCAAGCAACTGGCGGCTTAATTAATACCTTGGGTAGTACCGCATTGCTTTGGTATGGAGCCACATTGGTAATCCAAGATCAGCTCACTATCGGTCAATTTGTCGCATTCAATATGCTGATTGGCAATGTTATCAGCCCCGTGCTGGCGTTAGTGAACCTTTGGGATGAACTGCAAGAAGTGATGGTTTCTGTGGAACGGCTGAATGATGTATTTTCAGCCCAACCTGAAGAAAATCCCCAACAACCTCTACTCGTTTTGCCTCAGCTGCGGGGCGAGGTGAAGTTGGAAAATGTTACGTTCCGCTACTCTCAGGAGCAGGAGCGCAACACGTTGCAAAATATTTCCGTTGAGGTGAGCGCTGGGCAAACCGTGGCGATTGTAGGGCGCAGCGGTTCCGGCAAAAGTACCTTAGTCAGTCTGCTACAAGGTTTATATCACCCTACCAGCGGTCGGATCTGTGTAGATGGACACGATATTCGCCACGCTTCTCCCCAATCGTTACGAAGGCAGTTGGGTGTGGTGCCGCAGGAATGTTTTCTGTTTTCGGGAACTATTCTAGAAAACATCACGCTTTACGCTGACGAGTATACGCTGGAGCAAGTGGTGGAAGTTGCCAAATTAGCAGAAGCCCATGCGTTTATTCAAGATATGCCCTTGGGATACAACACGAAAGTTGGGGAACGGGGTACGAATCTTTCTGGCGGACAGCGGCAACGCATTGCGATCGCTCGTGCTTTACTCGGCGACCCCCGAATTCTAATTTTAGATGAAGCCACCAGCTCTCTAGATACGGATTCCGAGCGCCGATTTCAGCAGAATCTCGGTCGTATTAGTCGCGATCGCACGAGTTTTATTATTGCTCACCGACTGTCTACCGTTCGTGGAGCCGATTGCATCCTAGTGCTAGATCGAGGCATTTTGGTTGAACGCGGCACCCACGAGGAACTAATTGCGCTGCAAGGTCTTTATTACCACCTGGCGCAGCAGCAGCTCGATCTTTAA